The following DNA comes from Candidatus Cloacimonas sp..
ATAATCACAAAGCCCTTTTAGTTTGCCACCTTCTTTTCCCAGCAGAGCAGCGGTAAAACAATTCTTTTTTTCTGCCGCGGCAATTGCATTTATGATATTGCGGGAATTTCCGCTGGTAGAAATTCCCAAAAGTAAGTCCCCGCTTTCGCCATAAGCTTCAACGCCTCTGGCAAAAACATTTTCCCAGCCATAATCATTAGCCACGCAACTTAAATAGCCAGGATCGCTTAAAGCAAGGGCAGGAAGAGCTTGACGGTCTTGTTTAAAACGGCCTGAAAGCTCTTCGGCAAAATGAATGGCATCACACATTGAACCACCATTTCCACAGGCAATCAGTTTTCCTTTCTTACTTAAAACAGCAGCCATTTGTTTTGCCAGGGCTTCAATCTGGCTTAAAAAAGTTTCCTTGTTTAGCAATTCGGAAATAAGTTCCTGTGCACTTTTGAAGGTTTCAATTATTATCTTATGCAAGATTAAGCGCTCCTTATAAACTTTCTTTTACTTCAACCTTGGTTTTCAGTTCCTGCTCTTCAATTTCATCAATTTCTTTCAAGGTCTGATTGATTAGCCGAACTCTTTCTTTATAGGGCAGAAAAGCACTCTTGAAACCATTTAAAATAAGATACTTAACCGTTGGATAATCTAAGCCAAGTTCATTAATTGCCAACATATATTCATCGGTCACTGTGGTATTGCTGATCATTCTATTATCGGTATTGATCGTTACTCGCAAACCATAATCAATATAAAAATCAAGAGGATGGCTACGGATATCGGGAACCGCCTTTGTATGCAAATTGCTGGTTAAACAAATTTCCAAAGGTATCCGGTGGTCATTTACATAATTTAAGAGGTCTCCATCTTCCACCAGACGCGTTCCATGCCCAATTCTATGAGTTCCACAATAATGCAATGCCTGATGAATACTTTCCGGTCCGTATGCCTCACCCGCATGGATAGTGATGTTTAAGTTATTATGCAAAGCCAGATCAAATGCTTCCTTATGGTCTTTGGCAGGATGTTTATATTCTCCTCCTGCCAGGTCAAAACCAATAACGCCTTTATTTTTAAAGGCAACTGCCAGCTCAGCAAGTTTTAGAGAAGTTGTCGGATCCATATTTCTGATGCCGCAAATTATCACACCGGTCTTAATGCCAAAATCCCTTTCCCCATCTTTTAAGCCGTCTATTACTGCTTGGGAAATTTCCGTCAGTTTCAATCCCTGATCCGTATGTAAAATAGGAGAATAGCGCACTTCCATATAGCGCACATTTTCTGCTGCCGCATCTTCTGCCAATTCATAAGCCGCGCGTTTTAGCCCTTCTTCATTTTGCAAAACGAGATTCACGATCGGAAAAGCGCGTAAGTAATCATCCAAACTGGTCGTCTGCTCTCCGCAAACCAAAAGTTTACGCAGTTCAATCGGATCCATAGTCGGTAGCTTTATCTTATACTTTTTTGCCAAATCAATTATGGTGTCAATCCGAACGCTGCCATCTAAATGCACATGTAAATCCGTCTTAGGCAGCTTTTTAATGAATTCTTTTGTCATCTTTATTTTCATTTTTTCTTCCTCTTTCTTCTTTAACAGACATAATAACTATTTTTCTCTATCTGTCAAGTAGGAAATGAAAACTGCGGTGGAGTAAGCCCTTTAAGGAAAAAATAATAGGTAAGGGATGAACAGGATTTTAGGGATTTTTGTGATTGATACTTCGAAACAAGGATTTTAAAAGAATATTTTGCCACCGATACCACCGAAAATACCGAAGTTTTTTCACACAGATTCAGTTTTAGGAACAAGGATTTAAGGATTTAGAGGATTTCTAATTTTAGGTCCGTTAGGAACGATATATACTAACGACGGGTTTTAACCCGGCGTAAAAATAAAGGAGGGTTGACGTCCTCGTCAACCACAACAAACAAACTATCAAACCATTATAAATTTTCGCGGAAACTATATAATTCTGCTGTCAGAGAAACGACGAGGAATTCGTTCTTCCAGGAAAATACCTCTCACAGATTCCACAGATATATTTTCACGCAAATTCAGTTTTAGAAACAAGGATTTTAGGATCAAAAGGATTATATTTTATAACTTAAAATTAGTCGACTTTAAGTCAAAATCGGCCTTTTCTATGAGATTATTAGTGACCTTATTCAAAGAAAGGGGGAAAAGAATTGAATTGTATGGCAGATCACGAGCAAAACCGATTTTAACTCAAAGGGCGACACAAT
Coding sequences within:
- the add gene encoding adenosine deaminase translates to MKIKMTKEFIKKLPKTDLHVHLDGSVRIDTIIDLAKKYKIKLPTMDPIELRKLLVCGEQTTSLDDYLRAFPIVNLVLQNEEGLKRAAYELAEDAAAENVRYMEVRYSPILHTDQGLKLTEISQAVIDGLKDGERDFGIKTGVIICGIRNMDPTTSLKLAELAVAFKNKGVIGFDLAGGEYKHPAKDHKEAFDLALHNNLNITIHAGEAYGPESIHQALHYCGTHRIGHGTRLVEDGDLLNYVNDHRIPLEICLTSNLHTKAVPDIRSHPLDFYIDYGLRVTINTDNRMISNTTVTDEYMLAINELGLDYPTVKYLILNGFKSAFLPYKERVRLINQTLKEIDEIEEQELKTKVEVKESL
- a CDS encoding SIS domain-containing protein, with translation MHKIIIETFKSAQELISELLNKETFLSQIEALAKQMAAVLSKKGKLIACGNGGSMCDAIHFAEELSGRFKQDRQALPALALSDPGYLSCVANDYGWENVFARGVEAYGESGDLLLGISTSGNSRNIINAIAAAEKKNCFTAALLGKEGGKLKGLCDYEIIVPSDNTARIQEIHTIVIHLLIELIENELFASTEENPNSQLYC